The DNA sequence gctgctctccgcagtacctccagaccggctgctcttttgcggagcagccgcctggccacgccttgctcccgcgataagttgaggccatgtgataccgactgccgagtcgaaaacacgcccatctagaccatcgtggacagatttttaaccacgtgcatcttgtgctgcgcagtttttgtgctgcgcagccaacttgaacgcgccttaTGTCTCTTTGATCACATGACTTTGGTTTGCGTGGTTCTCAGTGaggttttctttatttttatacTTGGTCATGAATCTTGTTTTAAATAATTTAATCATTAATGAATACATACCCTTCTTTTCACTCTCATGAATCCCACCCCACAGTTCTCAGACaccatgtttttatttaatgtaAACATTGGTACCTAACAAACTTAACTGACCATGTTTCTGTTTAGTTCTTAAGGCCtgatatagctctttggagaaCGTTTTTGCCTGTTGCTAATCCTTCTGGGGGAGCCCTACAGTTGTCAAAAATCCCTGAaaactgcatagtgtacctttaaagggATGTCTTAATCCCTGtaactgcatagtgtacctttaaagggATGTCTTAATCCCTGtaactgcatagtgtacctttaaagggATGTCTTAATCCCTGtaactgcatagtgtacctttaaaaggATGTCTTAATCCCTGtaactgcatagtgtacctttaaaaggATGTCTGGATCTCTGTTTAGTTCTGTAGGCTTGGAAAGCAAATGTGAGGCTGCTGTGTATtatgataaataataaaatgataaataaataataaaatgataaatcattttttgttgactaatgtgtgtgtcctctgcccTTCAGATAGTTCCTCAGGTGGTCGAGCTGATCGAGAGTCGTCCACGTTTCCACAGAGATGAGGTGAGATGCACACCGGTGGAGCCAAAGCCTCATCTTGGTCACCATAGTTCTTAGTTCTCTATGAGAACTACGCCATCTACTGGCCTCATCTTGGTCACCATAGTTCTTAGTTCTCTATGAGAACTGTACCATCTACTGCCCTCATCTTGGTCACCATAGTTCTTAGTTCTCTATGAGAACTGCACCCAACACCACCTGTTGACTCAAGATGACTCGGTCCTGGTGACGTTGTGATTTCTGCTGACTCGGTCTTGGTGACGTTGTGATTTCTGCTGACTCAGTCCTGGTGTGTTGTGATTTCTGCTGACTCAGTCCTGGTGTGTTGTGATTTCTGCTGACTCAGTCCTGGTGACGTTGTGATTTCTGCTGACTCAGTCCTGGTGACGTTGTGATTTCTGCTGACTCAGTCCTGGTGATGTAATTTCTGCTGACTCAGTCCTAGTGACGTTGTGATTTCTGCTGACTCAGTCCTGGTGTGTTGTGATTTCTGCTGACTCAGTCCTGGTGACGTTGTGATATCTGCTGACTCAGTCCTGGTGACGTTGTGATTTCTGCTGACTCAGTCCTGGTGACGTTGTGATTTCTGCTGACTCAGTCCTGGTGATGCAATTTCTGCTGACTCAGTCCTAGTGACGTTGTGATTTCTGCTGACTCAGTCCTGGTGACGTTGTGATTTCTGCTGACTCAGTCCTAGTGACGTTGTGATTTCTGCTGACTCGGTCCCGGTGATGTTGTGATTTCTGCTGACTCAGTCCTGGTGACATTCTGATTTCTGCTGATTCCCAGGAGAGGAGCTACTGTCTCATGGTGATCGGAGTTCCCAATGTTGGAAAGTCCTCGTTCATCAACGCCCTACGAAGAACCAACCTGAAGAAAGGTATCAgatatggcgtgtgtgtgtgtgtgtgtgtgtgttcacatgtgtgtgtactcagagAGGGCTTCTCTCCTCTAAACCCCTGTACCTCCTCAggtaaagcgtgtgtgtgtgtgtgtgtgtgtgtgtgtgtgtgttcagatgtgtgtgtgcctctctcatCTAAACCCCTGTACCTCCTCAggtaaagcgtgtgtgtgtgtgtgttcagatgtgtgtgtgcctctctcctctAAACCCCTGTACCTCCTCAgggaaagcgtgtgtgtgtgtgtgtgtgtgtgtgtgtgtgtgtgtttctctcctctAAACCCCTGTACCTCCTCAGGGAAAGCGTCCAGAGTTGGTGCTGAGCCTGGCATCACTAAAGCTGTCTTGACCAAAATTCAGGTGGGTTTGACATTTCTTTGTGTttttacactgtgtgtgcacgtattgTTAATGATAATAAGTGCGCCCCCCTGTGgttaggtgtgtgcgtgtgcgtgtgtgcgtgtgtgcgtgtgtgtgtgtgtgtgtgtgtgtgtgtgtgctaataagagcgccccctggtggttaggtgtgtgtgtgtgtgtgtgtgtgtgtgtgtgctaataagagcgccccctggtggttaggtgtgtgtgtgtgtgtgtgtgtgtgtgtgctaataagagcgccccctggtggttaggtgtgtgtgtgtgtgtgtgtgtgtgtgtgtgtgtgtgctaataagagcgccccctggtggttaggtgtgtgtgtgtgtgtgtgtgtgtgtgtgtgtgtgtgtgctaataagagcgccccctggtggttaggtgtgtgtgtgtgtgtgtgtgtgtgagtatccgTTACTGGTAATGCTAATAAGTGCGCCCCCTGGTGGTTAGGTGTGTGAGCGTCCGGTGGTGCACCTGGTGGACACTCCAGGAGTCCAGCCGCCTCGCATTGAGTGTGTGGAGACGGGGATGAAGCTTGCACtgtgtggtgagatacacacacacacacacacacacacacacacgcgcgtacacacacgcgcgtacacacacacacacacacacacacacacacacacacacacacacacacacacacacacacacacacacacacacacacctgtagaacATGATTTTCTCTCTGTGCACTCCAGGCACCATTCTTGACCACCTGGTTGGAGAGGATGTGATTGCGGACTACTTGCTGTTCACCCTCAACAGATTAGAGAGGTTCAGGTAAGATCACACCTGTTCACCCTCAACAGATTAGAGAGGTTCAGGTAAGAACACACCTGTTCACCCTCAACAGATTAGAGAGGTTCAGGTAAGATCACACCTGTTCACCCTCAACAGATTAGAGAGGTTCAGGTAAAATCACACCTGTTCACCCTCAACAGATTAGAGAGGTTCAGGTAAGATCACACCTGTTCACCCTCAACAGATTAGAGAGGTTCAGGTAAGATCACACCTGTTCACCCTCAACAGATTAGAGAGGTTCAGGTAAGATCACACCTGTTCACCCTCAACAGATTAGAGAGGTTCAGGTAAGATCACACCTGTTCACCCTCAACAGATTAGAGAGGTTCAGGTAAGATCACACCTGTTCACCCTCAACAGATTAGAGAGGTTCAGGTAAGATCACACCTGTTCACCCTCAACAGATTAGAGAGGTTCAGGTAAGATCACACCTGTTCACCCTTAACAGATTAGAGAGGTTCAGGTAAGATCACACCTGTTCACCCTCAACAGATTAGAGAGGTTCAGGTAAGATCACACCTGTTCACCCTTAACAGATTAGAGAGGTTCAGGTAAGATCACACCTGTTCACCCTCAACAGATTAGAGAGGTTCAGGTAAGATCACACCTGTTCACCCTCAACAGATTAGAGAGGTTCAGGTAAGAACACACCTGTTCACCCTCAACAGATTAGAGAGGTTCAGGTAAGATCACACCTGTTCACCCTCAACAGATTAGAGAGGTTCAGGTAAGATCACACCTGTTCACCCTCAACAGATTAGAGAGGTTCAGGTAAGATCACACCTGTTCACCCTCAACAGATTAGAGAGGTTCAGGTAAAATCACACCTGTTcacccttaaagggacacttcaccgattagcattaagctttgtatctttagaaaaccagtcatgtttttgaatggtcgtgcatcattccctctgtttgccttgagatggaagaaatacggatttcaatgttggacttcctgctttcaatgatgtaaaaatcatcattttacatcattgaaagcaggaagtcctactcatgggtttcattgaaatccgtatttctcccatctcaaggcaaactgagggaatgatgcacgaccattcaaaaacataactgtttttctaaagatacaaagcttaatgctaatcggtgaagtgtccctttaaagaggAACCATGCaggttttttagcttaatttaccttTACTGAACAGCTTTgtagtcattggaatggttatgtGTCTTTTTTCGCTGTGTGGAGCCCTGTGacagcattatgtgtgtgtgtgtgtgtgtgtgtgtgtgtagctatgtgGAGAAGTATGGCCTGAAGGAGCCCTGTGacagcattatgtgtgtgtatgtgtgtgtgtgtgtgtagctatgtgGAGAAGTATGGCCTGGAGGAGCCCTGTGacagcattatgtgtgtgtgtgtgtgtgtgtgtgtgtgtgtgtgtgtatgtgtgtgtgtgtgtgtgtgtgtgtgtgtgtgtgtgtgtgtgtagctatgtgGAGAAGTATGGCCTGGAGGAGCCCTGTGacagcattatgtgtgtgtatgtgtgtgtgtatgtgtgtgtgtgtgtgtgtgtgtgtgtgtagctatgtAGAGAAGTATGGCCTGGAGGAGCCCTGTGacagcattatgtgtgtgtatgtgtgtgtgtgtgtgtgtgtgtgtgtgtgtgtgtgtgtagctatgtgGAGAAGTATGGCCTGGAGGAACCCTGtgacagcattgtgtgtgtgtgtgtgtgtgtgtgtgtgtgtgtgtgtagctatgtgGAGAAGTATGGCCTGGAGGAAGCCTGTGacagcattatgtgtgtgtgtgtgtgtgtatgtatgtgtgtgtgtgtgtgtgtgtgtgtgtgtgtgtgtgtgtgtgtgtgtgtgtgtgtgtgtgtgtgtgtgtgtgtgtagctatgtgGAGAAGTATGGTCTGGAGGAGCCCTGTGACAGCATTGAGCAGGTACTGAAGCGCATCGCCATCAAGCTGGGCAAGACGCAGAGAGTGAAGGCTATCACCGGAGTGGGtgggtacaacacacacacacacacacacacacacacacacacacacacataacgagagagagagagagagagactcctgaACAGCTGTAGTGAGGGCTGGAAGTGCCGCTGTGTGTGCTTACATCCATCACTCTACATGCCCCCCGTTACACGTCACATTTTAATTGGCTAGCTGGTCCCGCCCAAAATGCTGGATGAAGTGAACAGACACAGCGCTgagatgctgagagagagagagacatacagtagaggagatgaagaagaaaacTTACTTTGTCTACGGATATCTGCCAAGTTGCAAAGAGTGAGATACAATGAGTAGACATACTGAACTAGCTATTTAGTGTAGTactcctactactactactactactgctgctgtctACCGCAGCAGTTGTTTAGCTGGAGGTTTTTCATTTTGTGTTTTCACCATCCATCCagcgtgacctttgacctctctctctctggttgtccAGGCAACATCACCATCACAGTCCCCAACTACACAGCCGCGGCTTACGACTTCATCCGTGCCTTCAGGAAGGGCGAGCTGGGGAGGGTCATGATGGACTGACCCGCACGGGGCGACCTGGAAGCCAGATGTGATGACCTCAGATGTGATGACCTATGACCTCAGATGGGATGACCTATGACCTCAGATGTGATGACCTCAGATAGGATGACTCGGCCGAGCCAACAGCAGCTGTGCCAGAAGGCTTTTGCAAGGACTCAGTTGGGCGTGCCATCCAAGTGATTTTTTGGGCCCTAATTTGATTGATGGGCAAAGTCCAGAGTCTTGAGTCTAACTGAAGATAATTTAATAACTGGACAAAATCCATTTGCCAGTTCACCACCATGGGCAAGACATTGAAGCGAGAAATCTGCTtgctgacagactttgcaaagtaGAGCCCATCATGTATAGAAGATGTCTATGGTGTCTTCAGAGTGTTCATACGTGTAtagcaggggtggaaattaaaatttgaaaatgtgaaaatctatcagccaatagcagatttctggtcaaattaaccagccactcaatgttaaaatatgactttttgTCTGAAATCTACCCGCCACTCTCggattttaccagcatttggctggtggctggtgctaatttccatccctggtgtatAGGAGATCTCTATGGTGACTTCAGAGTGTTCATACATGTGCAGGAGATCTCTATGGTGACTTCAGAGTGTTCATACATGTGCAGGAGATCTCTACGGTACCTTCATGGTGTTCAATATAAATGCTAGCAGGAGATCTCTATGGTACCTTCATGGTGTTCAATATAAATGCTAGCAGGAGATCTCTATGGTACCTTCATGGTGTTCAATATAAATGCTAGCAGGAGATCTCTATGGTACCTTCATGGTGTTCAATATAAATGCTAGCAGGAGATCTCTATGGTACCTTCATGGTGTTCAATATAAATGCTAGCAGGGGAAGGGCTGTAAAtaacagtatactgtaagtatgaGGAGGTGCTCATTAACAGcaataaattatttattttcatattgTGTGTACTTTGATGTTTAATTATACAGAATGCTTCGTAAACAGGTAAATTCATTTAGATTCCCACTGATGTTGCTTAGGTTACCATATACAATTCCACAATCCGATCGGATATTTTCACAGCAATTTAAGAACAACGTTTTAGAGGAGCAGGAAAATTACAAACACTTGgtcaacaataacaataattataACAATAGTAACAATAATGGAATGGAATCGACAGCAATCATTAGATCAAATACGACAACACACAAACTTACAAAAACATTTCCCATTGGACAACAGTCAACAGAGGAAAACAGTAAGTTCTATAAGTGTCCTAGTTTGCATTGTTTCAATATACAATACAGAGATCCAGATTATCTATCAAAATATTTATAATACAAATACTTATCTGGTTTAATTCACCAGGTCCATAGCTTTGTTATCTTAATTTCTCAAATTTTGAGATGACCTTGAGATGTCTGCAATCAAAAAATCTTACAAATTGCATGTAGGAAATACCTATACAGTACTTTATAAATATTTCAAGCGTGTTTTTCAAAAGTTGTAGCTCAAATTCTATCTGTATATGCTTACAAAGAGTTACTTACAAGACAGATCACTTACAGTGTAGGGTGGAGCTaagagacaagtgtgtgtgtgtgtgtgtgtgtgtgtgtgtgtgtgtgtgtgtgtgtgtgtgtgtggcgctggatATGAACGGGACCTCACAAGCTCCTGATTCTGAGGCAATGTGGAAGTCAGTGGTGGAGCTTTTGTTGGCGTCTTTTCGAGAGTGGAGGAAGTTCGGAAGATCTGTGGGATCTTAACAGTGCACGTCAGGTGTGTGGTGACCTGAGCACAGGTGAGTCTCTCAGGTGAGCACAGGTAACACTGGTCTGAGTGTGGCTGTAGTGATGCAGAAGAGCCGAGAGCCTATAGCCTGCTGCCTCCCAGCACCTTCAGCCTAAACACTACATTTCCCAGCAGCCCTGGCACCTTCAGCCTAAACACTACATTTCCCAGCAGCCCTGGCACCTTCAGCCTAAACACTACATTTCCCAGCAGCCCTGGCACCTTCAGCCTAAACACTGCACATCTCTCTCACCTGGAACTCCTCCTGTCGCATGCACAGCTGTCTAAACTACTCTCTCGGTCAcacaggtacaaacacacacacatcttctgtctaaacttctctctcactcacacagatacacacacacacacacatcctctgtcTAAAAAGCTCTcagtcacacagatacacacacacacacacacatcctctgtcTAAACtgccctctcactcacacaggtacacacacacacatcttctgtctaaacttctctctcactcacacaggtacacacacacatcttctgtCTAAACAGCTCTTTCAGTCGcacaggtacaaacacacacatcttctgtCTAAacttctctctcagtcacacagatacacacacacacacacacatcttctgtCTAAacttctctctcagtcacacagatacacacacacacacatcctctgtctaaactgctctctcagtcacacagatacacacacacacacacatcttctgtctaaactgctctctcagtcacacatcAGCTCATGTACTAAATCTGCTCTAATGTGTTTTCTAGTGGGTTTATTGCACAGATACGTAATGTTGGTTAGCTTTAGCTTATCGAGCTGTGAGATAGCAGCTATAGCCTCAGAGGTGGGCGTAGGCCAGTGTGTTGATTGACAGCAGGACTGACCACAGCTTGGCGAGGAGGCGTGTGGAGGGGGCGGCGCCCGAGGTCCGGTAGAAGTCCCACTCGGTGCGGTTGGCGTACTGGTCATCGCTCCTCTCCGCACTGTCGTCCGGCCGCCTCTGAGCCGACGCGTACCACCCTCCCGCCGCCAAGGCGACCGCCGCGCCCGCCGCTGCCGCTCCCGCCACCCGCACGGGGGAGGTGCGCACGCCCGCACGGCCACGCCCCCCTCGGGACGTCCCCCGCGCCGAGCCTCTGGCCCCGCCTCTTCCCCCTTTAGGGGTCACGGGGTCACACAGCAgcgccaacagcagcagcagcgccaccCAGCCGGCAGCCCACGCTCTCCTCATgctgtcctgcacacacacacacacacacacacacacacacacacctgttaaaACACAGCGCCACCCAGCCGGCAGCCCACGCTCTCCTCATActgtccagccctgcacacacacgcacacacacacacacacacacacacaagcctgttAAAACATCTCCTCATactgtcctgcacacacacacacacctgttaaaAACATCCCCTCATACtgctcagccctgcacacacacacacacacacacacacacacacacacacacacctgttaaaTACATCTCCTCATGCTGctcaaccctgcacacacacacacacacacacctgttaaaTACATCTCCTCATACTGctcaaccctgcacacacacacacacacacacacacacacacacacctgttaacACATCTCCTCATGCtgctcagccctgcacacacacacacacacacacctgttaaaTACATCTCCTCATGCtgctcagccctgcacacacacacacctgttaaatacatctcctcatactgtccagccctgcacacacacacacacacacacacacacctgttaaaTACATCTCATACTGctcaaccctgcacacacacacacacacacacctgttaaatacatctcctcatactgctcagccctgcacacacacacacacacacacacacacacacacacctgttaaaTACATCTCTTCATACTGCTCaaccctgcgcacacacacacacacacacacacacacacacctgttaaatacatctcctcatactgtccagccctgcacacacacacacacacacacacacacacctgttaaaTACATCTCCTCATACTGctcaaccctgcacacacacacacacacacacacacacacctgttaaaTACATCTCATACTGctcaaccctgcacacacacacacacacacacacacacacacacctgttaaaTACATCTCATACTGctcaaccctgcacacacacacacacacacacacacacacacacacacacacacacacacacacacacacacacacacctgttaaatacatctcctcatactgctcagccctgcacacacacacacctggggatAGAGGAGACAAGTGATGCTGGTTACACacatctcccaaacacacaaccaaaacCAAACCATAGATAGAATGTAGAACATTGTGCACTGAGATGGAACACAAATGACAGGATTAGGAACTAGAATGCAGTTAGAACCCAGCCTGTGGAGTTCCCATGTAGAACCCAGCCTGTGGAGTTCCCATGTAGAACCCAGCCTGTAGAGTTCCCATGTAGAACCCAGCCTGTAGAATTCCCATGTAGAACCCAGCCTGTAGAATTCCCATGTAGAACCCAGCCTGTGGAGTTCCCATGTAGAACCCAGCCTGTGGAGTTCCCATGTAGAACCCAACCCCAGAGTTCCCATGTAGAACCCAACCCCAGAGTTCCCATGTAGAACCCAACCCCAGAGTTCCCATGTAGAACCCAACCTGTGGAGTTCCCATGTAGAACCCAGCCTGTGGAATTCCCATGTGGAAGGTGAGTGGTGTGGTGCACGTTGGACAGGTTGCAGGTGCTGTTCGGTTCAGTGGACCTGCTGAGGTCACTGCTGAGGTCACTGCTGAGGTCATTGCTGAGGTCACTGCTGAGGTCATTGCTGAGGTCACTGCTGAGGTCATTGTTGAGGTCACTGCTGAGGTCATTGCTGAGGTTGATAGTCAAAGAGCTCAACTGCTACTCCTAGTGGACAACTGTGTTAATACACAGACTCAATTAGGCGATTAATTGATTAAGAATGATAATTAAGAGATAAACTGATTAAGAGTGACAGTACTCCTCAGAGTTGGCCGATACAGTTGGGATTGTGAGCCACTCCTGTCCACTCCAGGTTCAGGTGTCACCAGTCCACTtctacaagagtgtgtgtgtgtgtgtgtgtgtgtgtgtgtgtgtgtgtccactccagGTTCAGGTGTCACCAGTCCACTTCTACAAGGATGGTGAGATGAGTGAGTAACGGCCCTTAAAATGGAGAGAGGATTACAGCTGGGTGTGGAAGTgctaatgttgtgtgtgtggtgctgatgtTGCAATAGCTGTCTCTGAGcaagtatgaatgtgtgtgtgtgtgtgtgtgtgtgtgtgtgtgttcctgatctCTTGACCCTCCTCGTACAATATACCCTGATCTTCACAACCTTAGGTCTCTCCTGGGCCTCTGTCTTAAATATTCGTTCAAATCCACCTGATGGTGTTCCATTTAAGAGCATGATAGAGCATTTAAGAGCAGGTAAGATCAACCAAAGCACATATGTGAGaaagacagtagcctacagttctGGACCtagacacacaggacacagtaGTATACAGACAGGACACAGTAGTGACACAGGCCtagacacacaggacacaggacactGTAGTGCTACAGGCCTAAACACACAGGACACTGTAGTGCTACAGGCCTAAACACACAGGACACTGTAGTGCTACAGGCCTAAACACACAGGACACTGTAGTGCTACAGGCCTAAACACACAGGACACTGTAGTGCTacagacaggacacacaggacagaATATGGGAACATGGGAACATGGGAATATTGTATCACTCTGCTGCGATCTTCCATCCAGCTGATTCCTGATTCCACAACGCACATCACCAGTTCTACAGCTCTGCTCTGGGCCCTCTGACGTCAGCACTGGGCTTAGCAGGTTTGATGTGAACTGCATGTGATGACTGCTACACGTTTACCTATAAACCCACACAAGAAAACTGAGGAGGAGGCGCCACCGTGTGGACATAACTAATAGTGCAACCTCCTTTACTGCTTCTGTCTGGTCCAGCGAATTTAATCAAAACACCGCACTTATCATATCAAAGAACGTAGTGAATTTAAACATAAAAGCCCACTCAGTCTGCTTCATACAGCCAATCTTGCGTTTCAAATAAATGGAAAGCAAATACGTATGATTTAAAACAAAGTCAACATATAATGATTTAAAGACATAGCAACAGCATGCATAAATTAATAATCTGAAATCTCTtgattacattaaaaaaaaacattaaatgtgTATCCCACTCGGAGCCCGTTGTGCTGTCCGTATCTAGGTTGCCCCATTTGTGTCCGCAGCAGAATGGactcagagaggaggagagcagcat is a window from the Sardina pilchardus chromosome 18, fSarPil1.1, whole genome shotgun sequence genome containing:
- the mtg1 gene encoding mitochondrial ribosome-associated GTPase 1 isoform X2, translating into MKLYRTLQNAVKFRSAFDFGEREVAHWFPGHMAKGLKQMRANLKNVDCIIEIHDARIPFSGRNPLFQESLDVRPHLLVLNKVDLADTSNKHSIVKRLEGDGIRNVVFTDCLKQRDDHVKKIVPQVVELIESRPRFHRDEERSYCLMVIGVPNVGKSSFINALRRTNLKKGKASRVGAEPGITKAVLTKIQVCERPVVHLVDTPGVQPPRIECVETGMKLALCGTILDHLVGEDVIADYLLFTLNRLERFSYVEKYGLEEPCDSIEQVLKRIAIKLGKTQRVKAITGVGNITITVPNYTAAAYDFIRAFRKGELGRVMMD
- the mtg1 gene encoding mitochondrial ribosome-associated GTPase 1 isoform X1: MKLYRTLQNAVKFRSAFDFGEREVAHWFPGHMAKGLKQMRANLKNVDCIIEIHDARIPFSGRNPLFQESLDVRPHLLVLNKVDLADTSNKHSIVKRLEGDGIRNVVFTDCLKQRDDHVKKIVPQVVELIESRPRFHRDEERSYCLMVIGVPNVGKSSFINALRRTNLKKGKASRVGAEPGITKAVLTKIQVCERPVVHLVDTPGVQPPRIECVETGMKLALCGTILDHLVGEDVIADYLLFTLNRLERFSYVEKYGLEEPCDSIEQVLKRIAIKLGKTQRVKAITGVGNITITVPNYTAAAYDFIRAFRKGELGRVMMD
- the sprn gene encoding shadow of prion protein; protein product: MRRAWAAGWVALLLLLALLCDPVTPKGGRGGARGSARGTSRGGRGRAGVRTSPVRVAGAAAAGAAVALAAGGWYASAQRRPDDSAERSDDQYANRTEWDFYRTSGAAPSTRLLAKLWSVLLSINTLAYAHL